A portion of the Pedobacter cryoconitis genome contains these proteins:
- a CDS encoding LutC/YkgG family protein has product MQENISSKELMLKKIRKALLEKRDNPYPNLEETPLYKTNTEIPEILFAEQLTAVSGNFIYCEDGVEFIENILELAEKFKWRKIYCWETELQKLLSTYEFPFYKTDKDFEMAEVGITMCEALIARNGSILLSNQNEAGRRLSIFPHHHIVIARTGQMVMDLKDGFQLIKNKYGAQLPSMISTITGPSRTADIEKTLVLGAHGPKELFVFLIDDFS; this is encoded by the coding sequence ATGCAAGAGAATATTTCCTCCAAGGAGTTAATGCTAAAAAAGATAAGGAAAGCTCTACTTGAAAAAAGAGATAATCCCTATCCTAATTTAGAAGAAACCCCGCTTTACAAGACCAATACAGAGATTCCGGAAATTTTATTTGCCGAGCAGTTAACCGCTGTATCCGGCAATTTTATTTATTGCGAAGACGGTGTTGAATTCATCGAAAACATTCTTGAACTAGCGGAGAAGTTCAAATGGAGAAAAATATATTGCTGGGAAACAGAACTTCAGAAATTACTTTCCACTTACGAATTCCCTTTTTACAAGACTGACAAGGATTTTGAAATGGCTGAAGTTGGAATTACTATGTGTGAAGCCTTAATTGCCAGAAATGGCTCTATATTGTTAAGTAATCAAAATGAAGCAGGAAGAAGACTTAGTATTTTTCCTCATCACCATATTGTCATAGCGAGAACCGGCCAAATGGTTATGGACCTTAAAGATGGATTTCAACTCATCAAAAATAAATATGGCGCACAGCTGCCTTCCATGATCAGTACGATCACCGGTCCCAGCAGAACTGCCGATATTGAGAAAACACTCGTCCTTGGTGCCCATGGCCCGAAAGAATTATTTGTTTTTTTAATTGATGATTTCTCTTAA
- the ftsH gene encoding ATP-dependent zinc metalloprotease FtsH, giving the protein MKEKENTKPKLIKRIPNIPKKPQKGSNFNIFWVYAAIILGLVLVSVLFTNDTNKTITYREFETNMLAPGDVQKIIAYKYEDLVRADVFIKPDRLNQEKYKKYQTKSNFGSTGGPTVSFTAGSMDALDKQLSESQKTVPVDSQILAEKETRQSTFNSWFFTVIIPVLLFIGFWIFIMRKMGGGAGGGGGQIFNIGKSKATLFDKESQVNVTFNDVAGLEEAKQEVMEIVDFLKNPKKYTNLGGKIPKGALLVGSPGTGKTLLAKAVAGEAQVPFFSLSGSDFVEMFVGVGASRVRDLFKQAKDKAPCIIFIDEVDAIGRARGKNSMMGGNDERENTLNQLLVEMDGFGTDSGIIILAATNRPDVLDSALLRPGRFDRQISIDKPDLVGREQIFKVHLKPIKTDVVVDAKKLSAQTPGFAGAEIANVCNEAALIAARRNKESVDMQDFQDAIDRVIGGLEKKNKIISPEEKRIVAYHEAGHAIAGWYLEHADPLVKVSIVPRGVAALGYAQYLPKEQFLYTTEQLTDGMCMTMGGRVAEDLVFGKISTGAQNDLERITKLSYAMVTIYGMNSTIGNVSFHDPQNEYNFNKPYSEKTSELIDIEVRKLINEVYVRTMQLLIDKRDGLEKLAEKLLEKEILFQADLEEILGKRPFDNRTTYDEFVNGTGDQKPAAEGLLHEGVGETTDPSAPLASPLNSES; this is encoded by the coding sequence ATGAAAGAGAAAGAAAATACTAAGCCCAAATTAATTAAGAGAATACCGAACATTCCCAAAAAACCTCAAAAGGGCTCTAACTTTAATATATTCTGGGTTTACGCTGCAATTATTTTAGGCCTTGTCCTAGTTTCCGTTTTATTTACTAATGATACCAATAAAACAATCACCTACAGGGAATTTGAAACGAACATGCTTGCTCCGGGAGATGTTCAGAAAATTATAGCTTACAAATATGAAGACCTGGTGAGGGCTGATGTATTTATAAAACCAGACCGTCTTAACCAGGAGAAGTATAAAAAGTATCAGACAAAGAGTAATTTTGGTTCAACCGGAGGCCCTACAGTATCTTTTACCGCAGGATCAATGGATGCACTGGATAAGCAATTGTCAGAATCACAAAAAACTGTTCCGGTTGACAGCCAGATTTTAGCAGAAAAAGAAACCAGACAAAGTACCTTCAATTCATGGTTCTTCACAGTAATTATTCCTGTGTTGTTATTTATTGGATTCTGGATCTTCATCATGCGTAAAATGGGTGGTGGTGCCGGCGGTGGCGGCGGACAGATTTTTAATATCGGAAAATCCAAAGCAACTCTTTTTGATAAAGAAAGCCAGGTAAACGTAACATTTAATGATGTTGCAGGACTGGAAGAAGCTAAACAAGAGGTTATGGAGATTGTAGATTTCCTTAAAAACCCAAAAAAATACACCAATCTGGGTGGTAAGATACCAAAAGGTGCATTGCTTGTAGGCTCTCCGGGTACTGGTAAAACTTTATTGGCGAAAGCTGTTGCCGGTGAAGCTCAGGTTCCATTTTTCTCGCTTTCAGGTTCTGATTTCGTAGAAATGTTTGTTGGAGTTGGTGCATCACGTGTACGTGACTTGTTTAAACAAGCTAAAGATAAAGCTCCATGTATCATCTTTATTGATGAGGTTGATGCGATTGGACGTGCCCGTGGTAAAAACAGCATGATGGGTGGTAATGATGAGCGTGAGAACACTTTGAACCAGTTATTAGTAGAGATGGATGGATTTGGTACAGATTCAGGGATTATTATTCTTGCTGCAACTAACCGTCCTGATGTATTAGACAGTGCCCTGCTTCGTCCGGGAAGATTTGACAGACAGATTTCTATTGATAAACCAGATTTAGTAGGCAGGGAGCAGATTTTCAAAGTCCACTTGAAACCTATCAAAACTGATGTGGTTGTGGATGCTAAAAAACTTTCTGCACAAACTCCTGGTTTCGCAGGTGCTGAGATTGCAAACGTTTGTAATGAAGCTGCATTAATTGCTGCCAGAAGAAATAAAGAATCTGTTGATATGCAGGATTTCCAGGATGCAATTGACCGTGTTATTGGTGGTCTGGAGAAGAAAAATAAAATCATCTCTCCTGAAGAGAAACGTATCGTTGCTTACCATGAAGCTGGACACGCTATTGCTGGATGGTACCTTGAACATGCAGATCCATTGGTAAAGGTGTCTATTGTACCTCGTGGTGTTGCTGCATTAGGTTATGCACAGTATTTACCAAAAGAGCAGTTTTTGTATACTACAGAGCAGCTTACTGATGGTATGTGTATGACTATGGGTGGCCGTGTAGCCGAAGACCTTGTATTTGGTAAAATATCTACAGGTGCGCAGAATGACCTGGAGAGAATTACTAAATTGTCTTATGCCATGGTGACTATTTATGGAATGAACAGTACAATCGGTAATGTTTCCTTCCATGATCCTCAAAACGAGTACAACTTCAATAAACCTTATTCAGAAAAAACTTCTGAACTGATTGATATTGAAGTACGTAAACTGATCAATGAGGTTTATGTCAGAACAATGCAGTTATTAATTGATAAAAGAGACGGTTTAGAGAAACTGGCAGAGAAACTACTGGAAAAAGAAATTCTTTTCCAGGCAGATCTGGAAGAAATCTTAGGTAAACGTCCTTTTGACAACCGTACTACATATGATGAATTCGTGAATGGCACAGGAGATCAAAAACCTGCTGCTGAAGGCTTACTTCATGAAGGTGTTGGAGAAACAACAGACCCGTCTGCTCCTTTAGCATCGCCTTTAAATTCTGAATCTTAA
- the rsfS gene encoding ribosome silencing factor has product MVKKKLVNLSTYLSEIAVQGMQEKKGHDIVRLDLRELNSSVSDYFIVCNADSSTQVKAIADSVEDEIYKNTEATPWRKEGLENAEWIILDYFDVVVHIFKTEKRDFYGIEDLWGDAQTTSYQSA; this is encoded by the coding sequence ATGGTAAAAAAGAAATTAGTAAACCTTTCTACCTACCTTTCAGAAATAGCCGTTCAAGGCATGCAGGAAAAAAAGGGCCACGATATAGTCCGTCTGGACTTAAGAGAATTAAATAGCTCCGTATCAGATTATTTTATAGTTTGCAACGCAGACTCGTCTACACAAGTGAAAGCTATCGCAGACAGCGTAGAAGACGAAATTTACAAAAACACAGAAGCCACGCCGTGGAGAAAAGAAGGATTAGAAAACGCTGAATGGATAATCTTAGATTATTTTGATGTTGTTGTTCATATCTTCAAAACTGAAAAAAGAGATTTTTATGGGATCGAAGATTTATGGGGCGACGCACAAACAACTTCTTATCAAAGCGCATAA
- a CDS encoding zinc ribbon domain-containing protein — protein MEQTVEQKLKALYELQTLHTKIDKIRQIRGELPMEVADLEDEVAGLDTRIQKFKAELDETEDAIVTRKNMIKESQALIKKYDTQLKEVKNNREYDALTKEVEIQSLEIQVCEKKIREYGFDISSKTEVYEKALADQESRKKDLEIKRGELQTITSETEKDEQVLNKKAEKAESGIEERLLIAYRRLRGNANNGLAVVTIDRDSCSGCFNQIPPQRQLDIRQRKKIIVCEHCGRILVDEALTLENVPA, from the coding sequence ATGGAACAAACTGTAGAGCAAAAGCTGAAAGCTTTATACGAATTACAAACCCTTCATACAAAAATTGATAAAATACGTCAGATTCGTGGTGAATTGCCAATGGAAGTGGCTGATTTAGAAGATGAGGTAGCGGGATTGGATACACGTATACAAAAATTCAAAGCTGAATTGGATGAAACCGAAGATGCTATTGTAACACGTAAAAATATGATCAAAGAATCTCAGGCTTTGATTAAGAAATATGATACTCAGTTAAAAGAGGTAAAAAATAATCGTGAGTATGATGCTTTAACAAAAGAAGTAGAGATCCAGTCTCTTGAAATTCAGGTTTGTGAAAAGAAAATCAGAGAATATGGATTTGATATCTCTTCTAAAACTGAAGTTTATGAGAAAGCTTTAGCTGATCAGGAGTCAAGAAAAAAAGATCTTGAGATCAAAAGAGGTGAATTACAAACGATTACATCTGAAACTGAAAAAGACGAGCAGGTTTTAAATAAAAAAGCGGAGAAAGCAGAGTCTGGAATTGAAGAAAGATTATTAATTGCTTACAGAAGATTAAGAGGAAATGCAAACAATGGCCTTGCTGTGGTAACAATTGATCGTGATTCTTGTTCTGGATGTTTCAATCAGATCCCACCTCAGCGTCAGTTAGACATTCGTCAGCGTAAAAAAATCATCGTATGTGAGCATTGCGGAAGGATTTTAGTTGATGAAGCCTTAACGTTAGAAAATGTACCAGCATAA
- a CDS encoding biotin--[acetyl-CoA-carboxylase] ligase — protein MQNNTFSTLFVGQNLIKLLAVDSTNNFLKRMVSNSEPLPEGTVIMAENQYEGRGQVGSKWHAEPGKNLTFSILLRPSFMQLRAQFNLNMTISIAVQKALESLIGTGLSVKWPNDIYFGHQKIGGMLVENIVAGSHIKACIVGIGINVNQEVFETELQDRASSIYQILHRHVDLVTLLAEICSHIEAGYLKLKAGNYSGLRNEYLNYLYQYNVKANYRQNGEIMEGKIVDVSENGLLSLETIDGIKTYNFKEIEFIKP, from the coding sequence TTGCAAAATAACACTTTTTCAACACTATTTGTTGGTCAAAATCTTATCAAATTATTAGCAGTTGATTCTACCAATAATTTTTTGAAAAGGATGGTGTCAAATTCCGAGCCATTACCCGAAGGAACTGTTATTATGGCAGAGAATCAATATGAAGGGCGTGGCCAGGTAGGGAGCAAATGGCATGCTGAACCGGGTAAAAACCTCACTTTTAGCATCCTTCTGCGGCCATCGTTCATGCAGCTCAGAGCGCAATTTAACTTGAATATGACTATCAGTATTGCGGTTCAGAAAGCGCTGGAAAGTCTTATTGGTACAGGTTTATCTGTCAAATGGCCTAATGATATCTATTTTGGACATCAAAAGATAGGCGGGATGTTAGTAGAGAATATCGTTGCTGGAAGCCATATAAAGGCTTGTATCGTCGGAATCGGAATTAATGTTAATCAGGAAGTTTTTGAAACTGAGTTACAGGACCGCGCCAGCTCAATTTATCAAATTTTACACCGGCATGTTGATTTAGTAACGCTTTTAGCAGAAATTTGCAGCCATATAGAGGCAGGATATTTAAAACTCAAAGCAGGAAACTATAGTGGTTTGCGTAATGAATACCTTAATTATCTTTATCAATATAACGTAAAAGCCAATTACAGACAAAATGGCGAGATAATGGAGGGGAAAATAGTCGATGTAAGCGAAAATGGATTATTGAGCCTGGAAACCATAGATGGGATAAAGACGTATAATTTCAAAGAGATTGAATTCATTAAACCATAA
- a CDS encoding 3-oxoacyl-ACP synthase III family protein has translation MVNKKHISSVIAGTGSYIPEKIVSGDSFLNSTFYENGLLIEKDNADIISKFSEITEIIERRYIDDNLLNSNIASIAAQRALDDARIDKETLDHIIVCHNFGDIHHGSNRMDILPSLAAKVKQQLEIVNPDCVAYDIIFGCPGWVQGTIQANYLIQSGDAKRVLVIGSETLSRIIDPHDRDSMIFSDGAGAVIFEGVENEEPIGIIAHKTQTFAGNFASLLYMAKSCNPGATDGNTYMKMNGRKLYEFAVVNVPQVVKMAIDKAGLSIEDIKTVFIHQANGKMDNAIMKRLFKLYDKDAVPENLVPMTISWLGNSSVATIPTLLDLVLKEKVAGYKVKAGEYAVFASVGAGMHINAFVYRF, from the coding sequence ATGGTTAATAAAAAGCATATATCTTCAGTAATTGCAGGCACAGGAAGTTACATTCCGGAGAAAATTGTTTCAGGAGATTCCTTCCTAAACTCTACTTTTTACGAAAACGGTCTCCTTATTGAGAAAGACAACGCAGATATCATCAGTAAATTCTCTGAAATTACTGAAATCATAGAGCGTCGTTATATCGACGATAACCTCCTTAACAGTAATATCGCTTCCATTGCCGCACAAAGGGCTCTGGATGATGCGAGAATCGATAAAGAGACCTTAGACCACATCATTGTATGTCATAATTTCGGAGATATTCATCATGGAAGTAACCGGATGGATATTCTGCCTTCTCTTGCAGCTAAAGTTAAGCAGCAATTAGAGATTGTAAACCCGGATTGTGTTGCTTACGATATCATATTTGGATGTCCGGGATGGGTACAAGGAACGATACAAGCAAATTACCTGATTCAAAGCGGAGATGCCAAACGTGTTTTAGTCATAGGTTCAGAAACACTCTCCAGGATAATTGACCCGCATGACCGTGACAGTATGATATTTTCGGATGGAGCAGGGGCAGTAATTTTTGAAGGCGTTGAAAATGAAGAGCCAATTGGTATTATTGCCCATAAAACACAAACATTTGCTGGCAACTTTGCTTCGTTGTTATATATGGCAAAAAGCTGCAATCCTGGGGCTACAGATGGCAATACTTACATGAAAATGAATGGACGCAAGCTCTATGAATTTGCAGTTGTAAATGTTCCCCAAGTAGTGAAAATGGCTATTGATAAAGCAGGATTGAGTATTGAAGATATTAAAACCGTATTTATCCACCAGGCCAATGGTAAAATGGATAATGCGATCATGAAAAGATTATTCAAATTATACGATAAAGATGCCGTTCCTGAGAATCTGGTTCCAATGACCATTTCCTGGTTAGGTAATAGCTCAGTTGCGACTATACCAACTTTACTGGACCTTGTGCTGAAAGAAAAAGTAGCAGGTTATAAAGTAAAAGCAGGCGAATATGCAGTCTTTGCTTCTGTTGGTGCAGGAATGCACATTAACGCCTTCGTATACCGGTTTTAA
- a CDS encoding protein-disulfide reductase DsbD domain-containing protein, which produces MKRITLVFALLFFTILGASAQIENPVTWSYAQKKISKTEAIVYLKATIQDGWHIYSQTVKPGGPVKTTIKFNPSKDFTKVGATAEPKALSKFEKVFDMNVGYFENQVVFQQKIKLNKPATVVSGTIEFMVCDATKCLPPDEVKFSVQVK; this is translated from the coding sequence ATGAAAAGAATAACCTTAGTATTTGCCTTATTGTTTTTTACCATTCTTGGAGCTTCTGCTCAGATCGAGAATCCGGTAACCTGGTCTTATGCACAAAAGAAGATCAGTAAAACAGAAGCCATAGTTTATCTTAAAGCAACTATTCAGGATGGATGGCACATCTATTCCCAAACAGTTAAGCCAGGTGGCCCGGTTAAAACAACGATTAAGTTTAATCCATCAAAAGATTTTACTAAAGTGGGAGCTACTGCAGAACCTAAAGCCCTTTCAAAATTTGAAAAGGTTTTTGATATGAATGTTGGTTATTTCGAGAATCAAGTTGTTTTCCAGCAAAAAATTAAATTGAATAAACCAGCAACAGTTGTTTCTGGTACCATAGAATTTATGGTTTGTGATGCTACGAAATGTCTTCCTCCGGACGAAGTGAAGTTTTCTGTACAAGTCAAATAA